In Labeo rohita strain BAU-BD-2019 chromosome 8, IGBB_LRoh.1.0, whole genome shotgun sequence, the genomic window ttattcaatgaaccaatcacagccgaacataaccattcttatccaatcatatcgcgatggaggcattgcccaCACTCACATGACTCTCCCCTCTTCAGGGGGTCTGTtttgttaaaactcaatgggctcacgGGAGTCGAGAAAGACCtactcccgctgtaactttcCCTGCTGCTGGTATCGCTGTAGAAAAATGAGTGATACactaatgtaatattttgtaatattggcgatgttttgtttttgtactacgaatttttttctcatccaaaaTTTTGAGGAGGCCCCCCTTTCCTCCTCGAAGAAAACACCCataatagacagacagatagacagatagataatttattgtaaataacCTAGCCTTATTGTGACAAGAATAAGCTAATTTCATTAATGTGTAATTATTGTACACACAATGCTGTATGTATTCACTGCTTTGAATGTAAATCAAAACGAGAGCAAACCGTCAGTTCAGCTGAGAGATGGACCTCTTCACGGATGCTTCGCCTATGCGGACACAGACTCAAGTGCTCCAGTAGGAGCcgctgattgtgtgtgtgtgtgtgtgtgtgtgtgtgtgtgcaggtctGCTCATGCGCCCATGAAgagatgctgctgctgctgatcaGAGGTGTGTGCGCTGCGGCGGGCTTATTTACACCCGTTTAGTCACACTGCATCATAGAAAAGCTCTGGCGCTCCTTAGGAAATGGACTTTCTAAAGGGATTAATGTGTCTCTGCGGTGATACATCTCAAGGTTAGTACTGAGATATGGCGTTGAGTCTGTTTCTTTACGTAATGTTATTCTTGTCCGTGTTAAGCGCTATCGGTGCGTCTGCCATCATTTATCGCGCTGCGCTCGTGCTGGAAACGTTTTATTTTCAGTCTCTCTGAAGACTACACGTCTACACCTCTTCCTCGTCGTTTCCGTTTTGCTTTTCTTTAAATGGGGAAGACGTGTTACACTGCTGTGATGTGAAAtggataaaaagaaaatgttttactttgaaatgacatttttaggCACAGCAGAATGCAGGTAATATATTTATGCGGTTTCGGGGACTGTGTAGTATTTTATCCTATTAAATTCACGGGTTACTGCATGCATACGGTAAATGGTGCAATGCTACACCATGTTGAGTCCGTAGAGGCCATAACACAGAGATCTTAACACTTACAATGAGTTTTGCCCGGAGCGttcatcagttttttttaatgacatgcaaacatataaaaatacataaacgattaaaataataaataaaacacattgtttttatacatttaaacacCGGCATGTGGGCCACGTACTCTTATCTGAATGAATATCAGAGCTTGTTTGTAAACCTGTGCACATGCATAAGGTTGTGGCACGCTTGTCTTGACAATACTGTTTTCACATTCATTCATGTTCCCTTAACCCGTTCATAACCGAATTATGTTCCAAGGGACACAAAACATGACCGTGCTACTCAAAAACCTTGTTGGAAAATCCATGGTGGTTTGTGGTTAATAGTCTTTAGTTGGCGCAAGCTAGCTCATTGACCAGCTACCATGTAATAGAGACTTGTTTGACAACCTTATGACCACATGGTAGCTGGTCCAACACGCTCTGCCAGCTGTTACCAGCTGACATGttctaaaacaatttttacCAACCATAAACTTGGTCATAAAGTCAAAAAAGTGTTAATGATAATGTTGTAATAAGTAAATGGTTCTGAAGGGTTCAGGTTATATTCTGTTTTATCAGTTTAAGGTGaactaataattataatttatatagcaAAGTGTGTACACTTACAGGGACGGTCCTGTGGATCAACTTCTCAAACCTGCGCTCTTTCTGTGACCAACtcagagtttttattttcttcacaGTGCCACACCACCTACAACTTTGGCATGTTTCGGACAGACGTAGAAGTTGAATATTAATACATAGCCTAGGCAATGTAGTGCAGTAGACGTCTCTGATTTTTACAGGTAAAtgacttaatttaaatataattaaattataaatatagcaGATagaattatgtcattttttttcaacactacatttcaaaacaaaaatatgttgtcAAAATGcagtaatgaaataaaagggacagttcacccaaaaatgaaaattctgtcattaattgctcaccgtcttgttgttccaaacctgtaagaccttcatcttcagaacataaattaacataccctgcacagacagcaacgtaactgacacgttcaaggcccagaaaagtagtaaggtcattgttaaaaaaatccatgtgaaatcagtggttcaactgtaattttataaagctatgagaatactttttgtgcatatagaaaacaaaaataacgactttattccagtgttaattttgatagcaatttttgatttagttttagtcatagtcTTTTGTCTGAGTTGTTTTAGTTAgtagtctagttttagttgactaaacagCATAAgattttagtcgactaaatctacagtagattCAGTCAgctaaaatctaatgggtttagttacagtgaaatgcatttattaagaatttctctaaaattaccaTAGGTttgtataggtttgatattaaggttttatcaaGGTCGACACcgatttaactgctgtgacacacaacatgcctttatattaaaatttaacgAAACCACTTCttataaagaaacaagaacatggtcttcttttcagTGAAATGCCTATGGTTATATAGGCTActtatgcattctttataacaacttaTTTatcacattcttcattctttcaagcagacatattcatttatataaataaatttagataaATCTTTATAAGGGCTActtaagtgattcagtcaagagcagtgagtgattttctgtctttcttttgttgcttgattaacatcagtGCCACAGACAAtggcaactaaattaggctgctgtccctttaaaaccaaaTGCACGTTTGCAATGTACTGATACTgatcttttttttacagtccATGACTGATACACGTccgatattctcccaactgtttatgTTCACCTAAGACCCTTCTTCgagtgtgtttatgtgaataCTCGTCAAAATGGACAATCCGACatcattttgtgtatttcattTGTGTATTTCTGTTCAAGCGACATGAAAGACTACCCATGTGCTGTGTGAGAGGCACTGCTTCAGTGCCTGCGCAGagaaaaccagatcaaattgaGTTTTCCTATGCTTCATCAAATTTATCcatgtctgctcttctcttactcccagatattgacatttttgaacgtTTAATGAGATGTGCAGCAAATCATATAGATCAATAGGTTAATCTGGATAGATCAATAGGTtatgatacagttcaaatgttcGCATCTAAACTCCTAACCGCAGCAGATTCGGTTTGAATGAATCTCTTCTCAAATCAtccctccctaacattttcgtctctcttagttcatcatctgtatattctggttcaaaaaaGTAAGGTTGGGCAAAACATTGCAATTTATCCTCTCTGTTGAAATCTTTAGACTTGTTTACAGAGACCGTTGTACAGCATGTATAGCATACATCATTGTTTGCTTGTAAAAAAGGTGAAGTGCATCCGGGTTCTGCATCAGAAATCCGGCTTCTTTGTCAGCAGCTTCACACACATACGTCGTGCTACTCTTGTGAACATGCAGTGAAGTCTGACACGGAAgggaagaaattgttaaataaagttatttttgttttctttgcacacaaaaagtattgtcacagttcataaaattatggttgaaccagtgatgtcacatgtccttactacctttctgggccttggacgtgtcagttgcattgctgtctatgcagggtcaaaaagctctcggatttcaccaaaaatatcttaatttgtgttttgaagataaactaaggtcttacatgtttggaacaacattagggtgagtaattaatgacagaattttcatttttggttgaactatttctttaagcaTTTACTCTGTAGCTAAACATTCTATGATTTGATTtgtaaatgacataaaaataaaacaataaatagacAGTGGGTCTAAACAGGTTAACTATTGAGATAATTTGTTTCTAGTAAAGTACATCAAACATAAATcacttttgtttctttttgtcttgTAGCTCTAAATTTGCATCATCAGTCCCACAAGCTGTTCCTCCAAACAGTGTGGAAAGGATTTACACAGCCACATTACTGAAGAGGATTCTGTGACTTATGCTACATCCCCATTTTAACTGCGTGTCAGAAATGCCCCCTTCCATAAAGTGGTGCATTAGGTGGGCTGTCTGCTTGTCCTTTATCCTTGCACTGATCCCCAGGTCCAGAGCATCGACGCTGAATTGTCACAAAATGTGCATATGCGCCAGCAACATCGTCAGCTGCTCCAAGATGAACTTGACGACGGTTCCATCCGACCTGCCCAGCTACACAACTGTGCTTGACGTTAGTTTTAACGAGATAACCGGACTACGCGCACAATGGACCAAGCACAAACTTCCCAACCTCCACAACCTCTTGCTTAGCCACAACGGTTTGTCGTTCATCTCCTCTGAGGCGTTCATTTTCGTAAAGCAGTTGCGTTACTTGGATCTGTCATCGAATACCCTCCGACAGCTGGACGAGTTTATTTTCGAGCCGCTCGTACATCTGGAGGTTCTGCTGCTCTACAACAACCAGATCTCGCAGATCGACCGCACAGCCTTCACAGGCCTCAGCAGCCTGCAGAAGCTCTACCTGAGCCAGAACCAGGTGTCCCGCTTCCCTCTGGAGCTCGTCAAGGACAAGAGCCGACTGGACAAGCTGAGCCTGTTGGACTTGTCTTCCAATCGGATCAAAGTTCTCCCCATTCAAGACCTCCAGGCGCTGCCGGCCTGGATCAAGAACGGGCTGTACTTCCACAACAACACCCTAAACTGCGACTGCGCGCTGTACAGTTTAATGGCTCATTGGTATATCCGACGGCTCAATTCAGCTGTGGACTTCAAGGACGATCACACCTGCTTGCATCCTGGCCCGGATAAACGGGTGCGTTTATACGATCTCAACGTTCATATGAACTGCAGCACGTTTAAAGAAACCGACCAAGAGGCTTATTTGGAGCAGACACTCACCCTCAGCTGTGATACCAGACATCGGAACATGTCCAAGACCTGGATGCTACCTGGAAACATAGTGTTGCCGCTTGGCAATAACCAGAGCATTGTGGTTCTTCAAGACGGCAGCCTTGAGATAAAATCGATACGACCTGAGGACTCAGGTGTGTACACTTGCTTTGCCGTGAGTGAATACCTCAATGAAACGCTCTACGTGGTGGTCAAAGTCCACAACTTTACCCTCAACGGCAACGGCGAGACCCTCAACACCGCTTACACCACTTTGGTGGGCTGCTTGGCCAGCGTAGTCCTGGTTCTTATCTATCTGTACATGACGCCCTGTCGCTGCTTCTGCTGTCCCGACCAGGGCAAAAAGAACCAGCATGAAGACAGCATCCACTCCTCCATGCTCAGTGCCACCCCGACGCACGAGGACATGGCAACCAAAGCAGAGCTCAACAGGCACGTGGCCTTCATAGATCCCAAGGACTTGCAGGGACAGAACGGAAAGGTGAATCCAAACGGAGAGGAAGAAGTGGATGAGGAGGCCATGCAAGGAAAAGGAAAGCGAAAGAAATCAGTGGCAGACTCGATTAGTTCAGTCTTTTCTGATACTCCCATTGTAGTCTGAGGGAGAGGATGTGTATTTTTGGCTAGAGACAGTTCTTTGTTGTGGCTTTCTCGGACAAAGAGACTGAAGTACACAGTTTGCCATCCTCAGTGTTTGGCTGTTTCTGCAAAACCTTTCCAGCATTTTAATCTGTAGCATTTAAGTATATACTGTGAAAAGGTCTTGCCATATTAGTGGAATCTAAACTTGGAGTGTTTAGATGTTCCTGTGAGTTTAAGCCCACTAGGTGTGACTAGAGGTAGTCTGGGTAAACAACAAATGCAATTTGCAAATTCTCAATGATCAAGCTAGGAAGCTAGGTTGAGACACATTAATACATCCTCTATATAATCACATCATAAGCATGAGCTTTGCAGACTGCTAATGTTAAGAAGAATATAGCATAGAATGAAGCCCTTGTAGCTAATCATATTTACCACATTTTATGCTAACTGACCAACCTTACCACTTTATGTAAAGCCATACGCAGTTGGTCAATGCACTATAGTGTTTGAGAGTACAGTCACAAGAAAAGGTTGGAAACTGATGGTTTCTATGGAACATTAGAAGTTGTTTTGAATGAAAGTCAAACAGTAAACTGAACATTAATTTTTCActttaaagggaaaaaaaatattctggtAAAACTCGAATGGCTGTTTGAATCTAGATCTTTTCAGTCTGGTTTCATTAGCAGTTTTAGAAGTTCAAATGTTGGAAACCAAATTGTTAGAACTTAGACAGTTCCATCTATATGAAACTATATTTAAACGCAGCCGTTTTTGAACGCAATACCCGTCACATAAAAAATGCAGAACGTGTGCATTTTCAGCCGCTTGAGCTCATCTGTCATGACAACCAGGGAGTGACATATAACCGAAATGCTAATGCAATCTTTTAATAGAATGACGTGTCCCATCTGCTTGCGTTTTCATCTCTAAAGCTATAATGATTTGAGCCTGGATTCAACAGCCAAAAGGGTTTCGGACACTCAGACCTCTTCTCACTCTGCGTTCATTTGCACTTGTGGTGGTTGGAGTCGGTGCTGACTCATCCATTGTCAGAAtggatgtcattttttttaagcctTTGAAGCGCCGAGGTAATCTTCATCAGATAAAAAGCCAAAGGCTGAGGgaatttttaatgactttttttttttttagctcacaCCTTTGTAATTTtcagaattaataaaaaatcaagTTTGAAGTTTGAACTCAGGTTAAAACGCAGTGATTAGCCGAATGTTCTGAAATCAGCGGTTCTCAATTCCCCCGCTCTGCATATTTTGCGTGTCTTTCTTATTTATcgcacctgattcagataaccAGCTCATTAGAAGAGAGCTCCATGCATGATTGACACACAGTCCCTACACACACAGTGTTCATTGCTCCCTACTCCCTGAGCACGGGAAATACGTTGAAGTTTACTTTAAGACGGAACATTCATTCACCGATTTGCGTTAGCGTGTTTACTCAGGTGAAACTTACTAGAGAAGTGTGGAGTATGACACAATACACcgctgtaaataaatacaatttaaatttacgTCTCAGACGCTTTAACGCCCTTTGAATGGAACACGCTCCGTTCGAACTGGGTTCATGGCGGAATATTCTGTTAAGTCCACTTCGCAGGGCACTTACGGtcgaaaaaaacaacaactatagAACTATagaaccatcacagaaaattctaaaggtttccactacaaataccattacaaacattacaaaccatcaacttttaaccattaaaactattaaaaatggttttctgtagtgtgttttgggacatattccattaggatttattggttttaacaagccaccaatagaaagTGAcaaattaccagtagagaccagggtccattacagtttccattaaaaccaatacaagtcccattataacaaataaaaccattacaaattttgtgatggtggctattgtttttttcagcagggttatgCTCATTCCAGACAAGTTTGGAAGAGGGAATATCCAGGTTGACTTCCAACTTCTGGGAATTTTAGTCAATCACACGTCACGTTAACATATTTCTGTCATTTATggcaaaaacagaagaaaactgCTAACGAAAAGATAAAATTAGGTTGTTTTATAAACGCAATGTctgatgttttttaatttgacaaaagGTAACTTCACACTATGCTTGTTGGAAGCAGTGACGCCAAATGACGCGTTCTGGTGAGGTTGGGGTAGATTGATTTCCCCACAAGTCAGATATCCAACTTTAAGAGGTATTACAGACATTATTTCCAAGTAAGAGATGGGGAAAATCCTAATTTTGAGTTGTCTGGAATGCAGCATTATTCTTtaacgcagaagtaagcctatggtcGAGATTCAGGTTCATTTGCCGCAATaaggaaataacgagaagaataacaacgtgcagtaaacgatAAAACTGTtggcactacaaaccagtgtgttcataattaagatattatattaaaactatatGGAAAGACACCAATCAGTatgaagcagcaaaacaagctcttttgtacagctaaaaatagccgGACGCAGAtgagaaaaataaggtggatatgctCCCTTCGAACTGGAATCATGGTGAAATACGCTGTGAAGTCCACTTCGCAGGGCTCTATGTGGCTGAATAGAACAAACGTCTGaagcagtgttgccagattggaAATGTCCAAGTATTGTACCAGAAGCTCAAAATTATAGTATTTGGAAGAAAATTAACATACAGTCGAACGTACAGAATACAGCTATTTATCTAGACCCATAACTTTCTGACACAACCTGCAAATTAccacaatatataaataactagACGTACCTTAGTGGGAAGGTCAAAACTCCACCTCTAAATCTCTGCCATCGGAAACCTGCATCTTGTCAGATGTTGAGGTGGTCCTTCTGAGTTACAGATGGATGTCATGGGCTGCAACATAGTACTCGTTGGCTTAAAAGCAGGCCATGGTAGACATAGGATCCACAGCTAGATCAGTCAGTGTAGAAGTCATCATTTGAAGTGTCACGAAATTCTGAAATTATCATACATAATGGGATTTTTCATTATTCGTCATACAGAGGTCAAATTATCGTACTTCCGGCTACACTGGTCAGAACTGATAAGagatacatacaaaatgtgAGCGGGGGTCGTgaggactggaattgagaaccactgttctgAATTATTACTACAGGCATACAGCAGTGATCTCTCACAGACCAatattatatttgcatatacAATGCCATAGGAATCTAAAAACACTGCTATGAATCATAATGTAATGTGTAAAGGTTGTTGGCTGTGCTCAAGGAAGATATGACTAGATGCATTCCAACCAGATATCAACATTACGCATTTCTGTTGCAACATTATTGTCCTGGTGGACTTGAAAGCCATGATAGGACTGTTCTAGAACACCGGTCAATGATGTTAGAAAACCATACATGGACTTAGAAAGTCCAGCTTCTCTAGAACCCTTAATTCTGGGAATGCCGCTTGCGTTCTTCCGTTCCTAGAAAGAAATCGGACACATCTCACGTGTTAACCATCACCACGTATTTATAACAGGGTCTGGTTGGGATCAGCGGGAGCAGTCTTAGTTTCCTCCGACCTCTTTCCCTAGTAACATCGTAATTACATCCTGTTTTGCGAGCGAGGGAGTGGGTGAAGCTATTAAATGTTTGATAGGTGGATGAACTCACAAACAGTATTATCTCAGGGAGAGGGAATGACAGATAATAGCAGCTATGGCAGACTGCAGTCATGGGCAGTTACGGTCTCTTACACGTCTCTCCAGCTGCAATCCAAAATTAGTGTGGAGGGGAGGGAAAGGCCTTACCATCACGAGCGCTGTGGGAGGAGGCCTGAGATCTCTGCGGTCGGTTCGCAAAGAGACAGAAAAGCCAAGTGCTCCCCCTAAAACCACATCCAGCAGCTTTTCGCCCCTGTCGTGTGTGTGTTCCTCTGAACCGTGTGTCCTTGGCTATTTCGCTATGAGCAGAGTTCTTGTGAAAGACCACTGTTCATTACTCAGCATTTGACAGTACATCTGTGCTTTTGTATGTGcaaacagtgtttgtttttacagtgtttatgaGATTGTGTCATTTTAGGTAGCTTTTTTCCCCTTGAGGTTCCAAAGAGACTGAATTAATTCCTTGTTCTTCTGTGTGTTGTTGTTCCTATACAGTTGTCTAGATTCCACTTGTGACTATAGGATATTGGTAAACCTATTTTAATGACACTGACTGTAAAGGTCTCTCTCTGTCATGTATTTTGAAATCTGATCATCTATTTGTCTATTATATGTTGTTACTTAGGCACATAAATTGAGATTTTATTAATGTCGCTTAATTAAATCGCAAGAAGCATCACAGACTGTATCTAAGTACCAAAACTCTGTTGTGTTAATTTGAAATTAACCTGAATTGCTGTTTGCAGCCATTTTACTTGTGTAATCAGACGTATTTCTGAGTGAAACGTgatattcaacaaaaaaaaaaaatattggggCGGGAAATTGATTGAATTGTGAAAAGTGGCCGTTATAATACAGAATGGAGCCAGACCGAATGCaagtttgataaataaaatgaagagctctatgaacatatttaaaaaacaaaacaaaacaaaaaaaacaaaaacaaaagttatttcAGGAAAAGTTATTCTGATCAATATTTTAAAGACCGTCTTGGGTTACGCATGTAACCATGATTCCCCGAGAGGAAACGAGACACTGTGTCCCCTAGTGGACACTTTGAGGATGCTGCGTGAGTTCCCTAGAAGGGGAACATCTTGGGTTATGCCCTAAACCATGGTTCCCCAAGAAGCAACAAAGTGCTGCATCCCCAATTCCAGTCCTGGGGGACCTCTCCCTTATTTaccacacctgattgagatcatcagcctGTTAGTTCAGTTCATCAATCTCTCTACTAATAATCTGACGATCTCAATCAgctgtgttaaataagggagacatgcagaatgtgcagagcaggggtcTCTCAggaattgagaaccactgctctggAGGACACTTTTAGGACACAGTGCGAGTTCCCTAGAAgaataaaaactcacctgcctgtagcttcctagtaacccttcagaccttgattagcttgttcaggtgtgtttgatatgggttgaagcaaaactaagCAGGGCTGCGACTCTCCAGGActgacgttcgccacccctgcactaaaccatggttccctgagaagaaatgagacactgcgtcctctagtggACACTTTGAGAATGCAGCACAAGTTCCCTAGAAGGGGAGCGTTTTGGGTTACGCGTGCAACTATGGTTCCCCGAGAAGGAGGGAGACGTTTCGTCCTCtagtgcagtggttctcaaatcCAGTCCTGGGGCACCCCTGCgctgcatattttgcatgtctccctttatttaacacacctgattgagatcatcagctcccAGGACTGGAATTTAGAACCACTGCTTTAGTGGACACTTTGAGGATGCAGCATGTTCCCTAGAAGGGGGAATGTCTCACACTTTGGGACACTTTGGAGACTCAATGTGAGTTCCCAATATGGAGAATATCTTGGGTTAGGCACTTAAACCATGGTTCCCCTGAGAAGGAACGAGATGCTGCGTCCTCTAGTGGACACTTTCAGGATGCAGCGCAAGTTCTCTAGAATGTCTCAGGTTAGATGTGTTACCATGGTTCCCCAAGAGGGAAAGAGATGCCTTGTCCTCTAGAGCAGTGGTTTTTAAACCTGTCCTGGGggcacccctgccctgcacattttgtatgtctcccttatcaGACACACCTCCAGGACAGATTCTAAAACCACTGCtctacacattttgtatgtctccctcatttaatgcacctgattcagatcatcagctcattagaagAAAGATCCATtcactgaactgagtgtgtcagattcaaaaacatacaaaatgtgtagaGCAGTGAgccccgaggactggagttgagaaccactgctctagaaGACACTTTGAAGACACGGCGCAAGTTCCCTAAAAGGGGAATGTCTCTGGTTACGCACTAAACCACAATTCCCCCAGAAGGAACAGGGCACTGCATCCTCTAGTGGACACTTTGAGGATGCAGTTTGAGTTCCCTAGAAGGGGAATGTCTCGGGTCAcgcatgtaaccatggttctCCAAGAAGGAACGAGACGCTGCATCCTCAAAGTGTCCACTAGAGGATGCAACATGAGTTCCCTAGAAGGGGAACTATTTTTTCCTTGAACTGAAGATTTGTTCACAATAAATCTAGTAAATAATAAGGAGATAGGGTGAATTTTGATTACATGTTGACTTGCAGCCTCTTAGAATGTCAAAAtagatattaataattaataatagataTATTAGAAGCACTTGTGCAAACTGTCCTATATTAGCTTTAGTACCAGTTTAAAGGCCTGTTCGCACCAAGGACGATaactaataataactaaaaaagcTTTAATAATCTTTCTAATTCTTTGGGAATAGTAGAGTCCAAACCTAACTTTAACGATAATGAGCCAGAGAAAACAATATGGTTAGAATCActttcacatatttttttttctgctgactaacgataaaaaaaaatctgaatccaACTTTGAAAAACTTGAGCATTTAAAGTGCCAAATGACATAACTGCAGCACATACCTATAATAGACATAACGTTTTGCTAATGTGGACACTAATATATTCATTCTTAGTTATCATTTTTGATATGAACGGCCTTAAAAACCAGTTGTACTAGAGACTAGATCAAGTCCATTCTGTTCTTTACCAACACTTAGACTCTTAAACTCTAGATTAACAGAATTGAAAATAAGTAACAATATCAACAGAATTTGATAGTTGTGACTAATTCTAGTAAGTCTAGATTTAagtacataaaatgcataaacacagAAGTAGACTAACACAAATCTACCAGAAtttcagcaatgcatatttatCTATACCAATTCTTAGTAAGCAAGCATAATACACTGTGTAAACCCTAAATGGTTTGAATTCTAAAGTCTCAGACATCATTACTGGTCTctgaaagtgagaaaaaaatagaaatgttgtcAAGTCCAGTATTAGAGCGAGAGGCCTTACTGTAAAAGCTTATTTAGTCTGAATGTCAAAAACGAGACTGATGAGTGCCGGGTGTCGTGGATCCCTGTCCTAGAGTGAAACCGACTGATTCCAGATCAGCAGTTCTCCCACATGGAAGTTTACTTATGAGAAGTATTATTCATCAATAAtataaaagtgaataaaaacataattgacTGTTTTTGCCTGTTTTATGGTTTCTGTCCAGTCAGACATACAGAAAAGTGTTAGATTACATTTAGACACTATTTATCTAAAGCAGCTTACAGTTGCATAAACCATTAGTTTCCACAATAACCGCATTATATATCAACTATATTTAAAGATAAACAGGAGATGTATTATTGCCATGATTATATTAATTGTCTAATCTGAATTAAACACTGGCCCAGAGGGACGagattaaattattttctgtgttaAATTGACAGTGTGCCACaaatactgatttttatttaacccAAAATACTCTTTTAAAGCAGCACTCACTTGGTTATTTCTACGACATCTGTAAACTAAACCTCGCAGCATCTACGCTGAAGTGAATGACCATTGTTGATCCAGCGcaacaaacaaaaattgaccctttggCCTGTCTGTGTAAAATGGAGGTATTTAGCTGTTTAGTGTCATCTAGTGGTGAGATCAAGCAGTTCAATTCATAAAGAGCAAGACAACAGAAACTTGTTGGCATATTTATTTCCAAGTCCATTATCTGACAGTCCATTTAGCAGCATAA contains:
- the amigo1 gene encoding amphoterin-induced protein 1, with protein sequence MLHPHFNCVSEMPPSIKWCIRWAVCLSFILALIPRSRASTLNCHKMCICASNIVSCSKMNLTTVPSDLPSYTTVLDVSFNEITGLRAQWTKHKLPNLHNLLLSHNGLSFISSEAFIFVKQLRYLDLSSNTLRQLDEFIFEPLVHLEVLLLYNNQISQIDRTAFTGLSSLQKLYLSQNQVSRFPLELVKDKSRLDKLSLLDLSSNRIKVLPIQDLQALPAWIKNGLYFHNNTLNCDCALYSLMAHWYIRRLNSAVDFKDDHTCLHPGPDKRVRLYDLNVHMNCSTFKETDQEAYLEQTLTLSCDTRHRNMSKTWMLPGNIVLPLGNNQSIVVLQDGSLEIKSIRPEDSGVYTCFAVSEYLNETLYVVVKVHNFTLNGNGETLNTAYTTLVGCLASVVLVLIYLYMTPCRCFCCPDQGKKNQHEDSIHSSMLSATPTHEDMATKAELNRHVAFIDPKDLQGQNGKVNPNGEEEVDEEAMQGKGKRKKSVADSISSVFSDTPIVV